The Stigmatella ashevillena genomic sequence ATGGCATCCAGCTGGAGGCGGTTGCCCACGAGGCTGAGGGCCTTCTTGGACGAATCCCCGTTCCGGGTCACCAGCACGAGCGGGTTGATGGAGAAGCTGAAGTAGAGGCCGCCGGACGCGGACAGGTTGGACAGGGGCCTGGACTGGCTCACGGCCACGATGTCCTGAGGGGCACCGGAGGGCCGGAAGAGCTGGGCGTCGAAGCGAGCGTCCTGTGCGGTGGCGGCGGAGGCCGCACCGAAGCACAGGGCCAGGGCGAGAACCGTCGGAAGCGAGCGAGTCATACGCGGCGGTGGGAGTAGAGGAACAGGAGGCCTACCAGGAGCATGGCCAGGAAGGCACCGCCACCGGTGGAGGGAAGATCCGCGGTCGTCGTCTCGCAACAGAAGGAGCCGCCCTGAGGCTCGGTGCCGGGCATGCGGCGCCCCCGTTCGCACAGCTGGGTGGCGGTCGAGCAGTGCTGGACACCGAGACAGTCGCCACTCTCCGCGCAGGAGCTGTTGCAGGTGCCCTGCGCCACATCACACGAGCCGCCGCAGGGGCAATGCGCATCGGCGAAGCATTGGACGCAGGCGGAGCCATTGCACAGGGTGCCTTCGGCGCAGCTCACCTCACAGCCGTTGGTGGGCAGACAGGTGTGGGTGGAGGTGTCACACTGGCCACTGCCGCAGTCGACGTCGTTCCGGCAGGCGACGCAGGAACTGCCGACGGAGGTGCCATCGGAGAGGCAGAAGGGGGCGTCGCTGGGACAGGCGCTGCAGCGTGAGCCGCAGTGGCGGTCGGTGATGCAGGAGGCGCACTCGCCGCTGATGCAGAACTGGCCGCTGCCACATTCGAGGTCATTGCGGCACTGCACACAGACCTGTCCATCGAGGCAGAGGGGGCGTTCGGTGGGGCACTTTACACAGTCCTGGCCACAGCGGTCCGAGGTGTTGCACTGGGCGATGGCATCCACGCAGCGCCCGTTGGCGATGTCACACGTCTTGCCGTCCGCGCATTGGGAGTCATTGGTGCATTCGACGCAGGTGGGGGAGGTGCCAGGGGTGGGGGCGGCGCACTGGGTGCCCGAGGGGCAGCAGTTGCAGGAGTTGCCGGCGCAGCTGTCATTGGAGGCGCAGGTGACGCACTGGTTGCCGGAGCAGCTCTTGCCCCGCTCGCAGTCCGAGTCCTGATTGCACTCGCGGCACTGCTTGATGTCGGGGGCGCAGACCTCATCGGGAGGGCAGTCTTCGTCCCGATTGCACTCCACACAGGTGAAGTTGGGAATATCGCAGACTTGGCCAGAGAGGCAGTCGCCGTCGTCATTGCAGCCGGTGCAAGCGTTGTTGGTGCACTGGCCGGTAGGACAGTCGGAGTTGTTGAGACAGCCCTTGCAGGTGTTGGTGGCCGGGTCACAGCGGCCGTTGGGGCACTGGCTGTCCTCGCTGCACTCGACGCAGGCGAAAGAGCCCGAGACGTTGATGCAGTAGGGGGTGCTTTGACCGCAGGGTGAGCACGAAGGGCCACAGACGCGAGATGTGTCGCAGGGGGCGCATAGCGCGGCACCATTGCAGTAATAGCCAGAACCTACGCCGCAACCACCATTGCCAGGAGCATTCGCGTTGGCACGAAGGCACTGCGTGCATTGGGCCGGATTTGAAAAGGAGGGGCGCCCCGTCTCCGTCTGGAAAAACTTCTCAGGTTGGACCAATAGGAAGCCCGCATCACTGAGTCTGACGATGGGGGTTTGATTGGCGCCCCGTTCAGAGTCAGTAAAAGCTCCATCGAGAATCGACATCTCCACCGCAGCGTGTTCACTGATCTCTGCGTAGAGGATCTCGATAGGGTAAAGGCCTGATTTCAGAAAAGTGACCGCGTTGGTTGTACGCCAAGTGGCCAGCCCGAGTTGCGGAGGCCTATTGATGACCTGGTACTGGACGTTGTTGCGATCAAGGATGACGAAACTCACCGCATCATCGGTATAGAAACCGACGTGCAGAGTCTTATTCACCATGTCTTGGGTGACATTGAGATATCCGCGGAAGCGGGAACCGAAGGAGGTGAATGGGTCGTTGATAAAGAAGCTCGTTCCGTAGTTCGTCCCATTGAAGAAGTCGCCACGGCTCGCGAGTGTTCCTCCCGTGTTGTTGTTAGACAGGTCGAACGGTGCCTGGAGCACGTAGGTGACCCGATCCAGGGCCGTCCGCTCCATGAACTCGTTCATTCCTCCGATGTAGCTCGGGGCATCTTGACGAAAGTCTACGGATGGGCTGTCTGAGACACTTGAGGCGACACACAACCCCGTACCTGGCAGGTCGGGGGACGGTGCGACAGGGTCTCCAAACACGATGACATCCGGCAACTTCGCCGCCGACGCGGTACCCGCGAGGCACACGAGCGCCAAGGCCAGCGCCAGCGGGGCGCTTCGAATCTGAAAAGGTAGCGAGAACAAGGGGTTACATACTCCCCCAACTGGGGCACCAGCGCAAATGTCCAGTCGCCCAGGAATCTCGCCACCTTCTGTGCTGGTAGGTTGCCCCAAAGTCGGGCAACCTGTCAGGTACGAGGAAGCAGCCAAGCCCCAGGGAAGGGAGGTGTCTCAGCGAGGTTTGTTGGTGGAAGGAGGGGACAGCCCGAGCAGTTGGTCGGACATCTCACCGAGGACCTGGCAGATGGTGACGAAGTTGTCCAACCTGGGCAGGGTCTCCCCACGCTCCAGTCGGCCGTACAGGTCCACCGGCATGCGAATCCGCTCGGCCATCTCCACCTGTGTGAGCCCCATGCGCTTCCGGGCGTCTCGCATGTTGGCGCCCAGCCTGTGCGGGAGATCCTCGATCGGGACTTCCGCAGGGCCCGATGACGCAGAGGTCTCCTCCTCTGCTGTCGAGGGCTCGTGGCTCGATATCAGCCGGTTCGGTGTCTCGCCGAGCACACGGCAGATGACCACGAAGCGCTCGAGCCGGGGCACGAGGTAGCCGCGCTCCATGCGTCCGTATACCTCGGGCGTCATGTTTATCCGCTCAGCCATCTGCTCCTGAGTGAGACCCAGCCGATGACGGGCCTGGCGGATGTTCCTGCCCAGCGTCCTTCTGTCGAGGCTGTCCATGCTCCTCCCTACCTGTTCGCACCCAACATGATGGGTTGGGTCCCTGGAATACAACGCTCCAGGTTGGGTTCACAGAATGCGCAGGGTTGGCAGGAAGACACGTGACGTGGCAGGTAGGATTTCAGGGCAGCCCCCAAGGGCAGGGGCCCCCAAGAGGGGGGTCATTTCGGGCCCGGTTTCTACCGTGCTGGAGCGTGAGAAGTGCGCCGTCTGCGGCGCCGTTCCATCGGCTCCGCTCCCAGGAAGGTGCTCAGGAGGCGCTGGAAGTCCGCGATGTGACGCCGAACCGCGACGCGCTGGAGCTGCGTTAGCCTCGGCATCACGGGCATGAGCCGGTGCAGAACGGGGAGCAGTTCGTCGTAGCCAGGGGTCCCGGTGGCGGGCAGGGCCTCCTGGGGATTGGCGAGCCCCAGCAGCCGGTCGGAGGACTCGCCCAGCTTCTCGCAGATGACCGCCAGCCGCTCCACCCTCGGGAAGATGAGCCCACGCTCCATGCGCCCGTACACTTCCGGGGAAATGCCCAGCATCTCGGCCATCTGCTCCTGAGTGATGCCGAGGCGCTCCCGTGCCCTGCGGGTGTTGGCTCCGAGGTTCTTTCTGAGCGCCTCCACACGCTTGCGTTCGCGCTCTTCATCACTGGTGTCCATGCTGCCACCCACCTTGAAAAGTTGGAAACGTAGATAAGACTCAAAACGTTGGGTCCACAAGGACACTCGGGGTAGGTATGGAGCGAGACCGCCCAGGTTATAACTCACCTGGTTCTTTTGGACTTTCCTACCTGTGAGGGGAGAACATGACGGCCGCCTCTTCGCGGGAAAGTGGCGGCGAGCGCGACGCGCACGAGGGGAGAGCATCCCTGTGAGGAGGGCCGGTGGAGCGGAAGGTGAGGGAAGGGGGGGCCCGGGAGAACTGCGAGTCCGTCTCGCGTCCTGCTACCTGGACCCGGAAGAGGGTGGGCGGGAGGGAGTCGCTAATCTGCGGGTCTTCCCCGCTTGGCGAGTGCGCGGCGGGATTTCGCGGCCTCCGCCTTTCTCTTCTTGGTGAGCGTGATGAGCCGCTGCAGATGGGCGAAGACCTGCATCAGCTCCTTGCGCTCGTCTTCCGCCAGCTTGGCTTCCATCTCCACGACGAAGTGACGCATCAGCGTCATCATCTCGTCGTACGCGGGAGACATCCGGGGGGTCTGCGGGAGGCCCACCCCCACGCTGAAGCCGAGCATCTGATTGGGGGTCGTTCCGAGGATTTCGCACAGCAGGACGAATCGTTCCAACCGGGGCAGCGCTTCTTTGCGTTCCATGCGGCCTAATACTTCGGTCGACATTTCGAGCAATTCTGCGAGACGGGCTTGGGAGATGTTGAGCCGGGTTCGGGCCTCGCGGATGTTGGGCCCCAACAATTTCTTGGGGTTTTTCGCCGGCTTCTTATCCATGCCCATCCCATGCCCCACCGCGTAAAGTCGGGGGGATACATAGGACTCGGAAAGTTGGACTCCAAGGACACGCGGGGTAGTCATGCGGTAGTGACCGACCAGGTCATCACCCGGCCAGTCTCCCTACCAGGTCCCCATCCCAAGCGGGTGGCGCTACCGGCGGTGGCTGGATCCTACCAGATTTTCGGCCTCAATGGGATGGGGAAGGCGCCGATTCTGGCGTGAGTTTTCGCGAGGTGTCCTCCAGCGCGTGGGCGGTATGGATCCAATCGGCGGCTTGGGCGTCCAGATGTATCAACACCTCCGCGAAGAAACGTTTCTCCAGGGCTTGAGCCAACGTGGCGCCGTGAGCATCCGCCCAGCGCTGCGTGACGCGGGCCCTCACGTCGGCGCCGAGCAGATCCACGAAGCGCTCCAGCAGCGGCGTGGACAGCAGGGTGCCCGCCCAGATGATCGCATCATGGCCCATGCCGCCCGTGGCCACCGTGGCGGCCGCCGCAGCGCCCGAGGGAACGGAGTAGACGAGGGTGGTGAGGGCCTGGATCAGCTCCTCGCGCATGCTGCCCTGGAGCTCGTCCCCCACGAGGCTCCGGCAGAACGCGTAGAGGCTCTCGCGATCGGCGGCGTGGACGTGAAGGGCATCGAAGCCGAGAGGCTCTTCAATCCGGGCCAGTGTTGCCGCGCCGAAGGCTTCTGCCAGCAGTGCGCGCGTCGCTCCATCGCCTCGCCATGCCGCGACCTCGGGGGCCAGCACGTCCACCAGCCGCCGCACCCCGTCGCGCAGCGTCTCGTCCGTGGCGTGAAGGACGGGCGCGTCGGCGGGCGTGGGCCCTGTGAAGGACTGGCGCACCTTGCGTGAGACGAACGTCAACGCCGTGGCGAGCGCCCGGAAGGGCAGGCGCACGTAGCGGTGGAAGGAGCTGCGCGCGTCCAGTTCGTCGCGAAAGGCGTCTACGAGCACGTCCGCGGGCACGCCCTTGAGCGCTGCGCTCCGGCCCACCGCGAGCAACTCGTGACGTAGCCGCTGGCGGAGCCGCTCCGGCTCGTGGGAGGCCTCCCTCGCCGCGTGGCCCAGGGCTTCCATCTCCGCGCGCGCATCCGCCAGCGAGGCCGCCAGCGCCCGGGACTTGAGCTCTCGGACATGCTCGGCCTGGCCGAGAAGCACCGAGAGCGCAGGCTGGTCATCCAGAGGGTAGGTGGCCAGCGGGCGTTGTCCGGTCTCCACCTCGGGCTGGTGGGGGGCCAGGAAGCGCGCCAGGGGAGGCTGGCCCACGTCCGCGGCGAGCTTGTCCAGGTGCCCGCGCGCCACCTCCTCCCGCGTGGCCTCGTTGTAGATGAGCAAGTAGGGGCGCCCCCGTCCCACCGCGGCCCGCAGGAAGTCCACCAGCGCCGCGTTCTGGTACGTCTGTCGGCTGACCACGAAGATGAGCACGTCCACGGTGACGAGCAGGGCCTCGGTCCGGTCGCGGTTGTCGCGGTAGACGCTGTCGAAATCCGGCGTGTCCATCACCAGCAGCCCCCGAGGGACTGCTTCCTCGAGCACCAGGTAGAGCCGGCCGGCCGGGCCCGGTTGATCCACTGGTGCTTCCGTGCGGGGCGGAACTGGGAGGATGTCGTAGCGGCGGATGAGGAAGTCGCGCAGCTCACCCGTCCACGTCTCGGGGTTCGCGGCGGCGAGGCACTGCTTGGTGAGCCCTCCTTCAGGGCGTGCCGGCGACAAGGACACGCCGATGAGCGAGTTGAAGAGGGTGGACTTGCCCACGTTGTTGGGCCCGGCGATCGCCACCAGCAGCAGCGGCGCATCTCCTCCGAGCCGGGGCAGCAGGTCCCTCCGGAGACGCTCGGAGAGGCGCCGGGCCCTGTCCGCATCCTCGCTCCGGATGAAACGCTCGGGCGTGGGCAGGGCGTCGAGGGAAGACTCCAGGGCTGCGCGCAGCGCGATCAGAGAAGTCATGTGACGTCCCGACAACAGCACGTGCCACGGGCGGAGCCCAGTCCTTCCTCGCGCACCTGTCCACTCGGGACAGGCGCGCGACAGGGCGCTAGGGTTGCCTTCCATGCGAATCCATGTTGCCTGCCTGCTGGCGGTGGGGCTCCTGGCCTGCACCACGTCTCGTTCCCAAGCGACCGAAGCACGGGCTTCGAGCGGGGAGGCCTCTCTTCCCTTCATCGAGGACGACTACGGACGCGCGCTCGCAGAGGCGAAGGCCAGGGGGCTGCCGCTCTTCGTGGATACCTGGGCCCCGTGGTGTCACACCTGCCGCTCGATGAAGGCCTATGTCTTCACCGACAAGGCGCTCGCGCGGCATGCGGAGCGGTTCGTGTGGCTCGAACTCAACACCGACCTGCCGCAGGCCGCGGGCTTCCAGGAAAAGTACCCCGTCGATTTCTGGCCGACCTTCTTCATCATTGATCCCCGGGAGGAGCGGGCCCTGGTGCGCTTCTCGGGCAGTGCCACCGTCTCCCAACTCGAGAAGCTCTTCGAGGATGGAGAGCGTGCTTGGCGCGGGGACTCCCAGGGAGCTGAAGCGCGGCTTGCCCGCGGGGACGCCCTCTATGGTGAGGGCAGGCCGGCCGAGGCCGCCGAGGCGTTTGCCCAGGCGCTGGCCGAGGCCCCCGCAGACTGGTCGCGCCGGGGACGCACGCTGGAGTCGTTGCTGTCGGCTCAGTACGGCGCGAAGCAGCACGAGGCGTGTGCACGCACGGTCCTGGAGGAGTCGCCCCGGGTGCCCCGCTCCGCGTCCCTCGCGAACGCGATGACCTGGGGGCTGGGGTGCGTGCTGGCGCTGCCACCGGAGAACCCGGCGGGCAAAGCGCTGCTCGGG encodes the following:
- the traA gene encoding outer membrane exchange protein TraA family protein translates to MALVCLAGTASAAKLPDVIVFGDPVAPSPDLPGTGLCVASSVSDSPSVDFRQDAPSYIGGMNEFMERTALDRVTYVLQAPFDLSNNNTGGTLASRGDFFNGTNYGTSFFINDPFTSFGSRFRGYLNVTQDMVNKTLHVGFYTDDAVSFVILDRNNVQYQVINRPPQLGLATWRTTNAVTFLKSGLYPIEILYAEISEHAAVEMSILDGAFTDSERGANQTPIVRLSDAGFLLVQPEKFFQTETGRPSFSNPAQCTQCLRANANAPGNGGCGVGSGYYCNGAALCAPCDTSRVCGPSCSPCGQSTPYCINVSGSFACVECSEDSQCPNGRCDPATNTCKGCLNNSDCPTGQCTNNACTGCNDDGDCLSGQVCDIPNFTCVECNRDEDCPPDEVCAPDIKQCRECNQDSDCERGKSCSGNQCVTCASNDSCAGNSCNCCPSGTQCAAPTPGTSPTCVECTNDSQCADGKTCDIANGRCVDAIAQCNTSDRCGQDCVKCPTERPLCLDGQVCVQCRNDLECGSGQFCISGECASCITDRHCGSRCSACPSDAPFCLSDGTSVGSSCVACRNDVDCGSGQCDTSTHTCLPTNGCEVSCAEGTLCNGSACVQCFADAHCPCGGSCDVAQGTCNSSCAESGDCLGVQHCSTATQLCERGRRMPGTEPQGGSFCCETTTADLPSTGGGAFLAMLLVGLLFLYSHRRV
- a CDS encoding helix-turn-helix domain-containing protein gives rise to the protein MDSLDRRTLGRNIRQARHRLGLTQEQMAERINMTPEVYGRMERGYLVPRLERFVVICRVLGETPNRLISSHEPSTAEEETSASSGPAEVPIEDLPHRLGANMRDARKRMGLTQVEMAERIRMPVDLYGRLERGETLPRLDNFVTICQVLGEMSDQLLGLSPPSTNKPR
- a CDS encoding helix-turn-helix domain-containing protein, translating into MDTSDEERERKRVEALRKNLGANTRRARERLGITQEQMAEMLGISPEVYGRMERGLIFPRVERLAVICEKLGESSDRLLGLANPQEALPATGTPGYDELLPVLHRLMPVMPRLTQLQRVAVRRHIADFQRLLSTFLGAEPMERRRRRRTSHAPAR
- a CDS encoding helix-turn-helix domain-containing protein, with the translated sequence MGMDKKPAKNPKKLLGPNIREARTRLNISQARLAELLEMSTEVLGRMERKEALPRLERFVLLCEILGTTPNQMLGFSVGVGLPQTPRMSPAYDEMMTLMRHFVVEMEAKLAEDERKELMQVFAHLQRLITLTKKRKAEAAKSRRALAKRGRPAD
- a CDS encoding GTPase: MTSLIALRAALESSLDALPTPERFIRSEDADRARRLSERLRRDLLPRLGGDAPLLLVAIAGPNNVGKSTLFNSLIGVSLSPARPEGGLTKQCLAAANPETWTGELRDFLIRRYDILPVPPRTEAPVDQPGPAGRLYLVLEEAVPRGLLVMDTPDFDSVYRDNRDRTEALLVTVDVLIFVVSRQTYQNAALVDFLRAAVGRGRPYLLIYNEATREEVARGHLDKLAADVGQPPLARFLAPHQPEVETGQRPLATYPLDDQPALSVLLGQAEHVRELKSRALAASLADARAEMEALGHAAREASHEPERLRQRLRHELLAVGRSAALKGVPADVLVDAFRDELDARSSFHRYVRLPFRALATALTFVSRKVRQSFTGPTPADAPVLHATDETLRDGVRRLVDVLAPEVAAWRGDGATRALLAEAFGAATLARIEEPLGFDALHVHAADRESLYAFCRSLVGDELQGSMREELIQALTTLVYSVPSGAAAAATVATGGMGHDAIIWAGTLLSTPLLERFVDLLGADVRARVTQRWADAHGATLAQALEKRFFAEVLIHLDAQAADWIHTAHALEDTSRKLTPESAPSPSH
- a CDS encoding thioredoxin family protein; protein product: MRIHVACLLAVGLLACTTSRSQATEARASSGEASLPFIEDDYGRALAEAKARGLPLFVDTWAPWCHTCRSMKAYVFTDKALARHAERFVWLELNTDLPQAAGFQEKYPVDFWPTFFIIDPREERALVRFSGSATVSQLEKLFEDGERAWRGDSQGAEARLARGDALYGEGRPAEAAEAFAQALAEAPADWSRRGRTLESLLSAQYGAKQHEACARTVLEESPRVPRSASLANAMTWGLGCVLALPPENPAGKALLGTMEARAREVLAPPHIEMPADDRSGLYEMMVEARKALQDEAGTKAIAAEWLGFLEAEAAKAPNPEARTVFDSHRMVAALTLGEPQRVVPAIEQSERDLPGDYNPPARLSNLYRTLGRLEDALAASGRALDKVQGARRLRVLSERSSIQAAQGNKEAAVATLEEALAYAKALPKAQVSQRQSEALEKKLAELKAK